From a region of the Campylobacter showae genome:
- a CDS encoding M48 family metallopeptidase, with translation MFYFLLGIYFFYVAAKAILAILQINFIRSEAKKPAVVLEQNEYETAAAAAITNQKFEITSLFYHAAIFVMWACWGLGELYESAYKTGELRDHIIFVMSFLIISSLLELPLNIYETFVKDKRLGFSNVTPKIFALDLAKTLVLTLVFGTLFVWLVLLCIGFLGDFWWFWAFLLSFGVALVINLIYPTLIAPIFNKMQPLEEGELKSRIEGLLMQCGFKSSGVFTIDASKRDNRLNAYFGGLGATKRVVLFDTLVKKLSLAEIIAVLGHELGHFKHKDILKMIALSAVMLFVMFFIFGNIPDSAYDALGLSPAGGGVIVFLLLFSPIFGFLFSPISSYFSRANEFGADKFAGEVSNKADMISALKKLGSENKAFPKAHSLYAFFYHSHPSLFERISKLENDDK, from the coding sequence ATGTTTTATTTTTTACTCGGAATTTACTTTTTTTACGTCGCCGCAAAGGCGATTTTGGCGATTTTGCAGATAAACTTCATCCGCTCGGAGGCGAAAAAGCCCGCCGTCGTGCTAGAGCAGAATGAATACGAAACCGCCGCCGCAGCCGCGATAACGAATCAAAAATTTGAGATAACAAGCCTGTTTTATCACGCCGCGATATTTGTGATGTGGGCGTGCTGGGGGCTGGGCGAGCTGTATGAGAGCGCCTACAAAACGGGAGAACTGCGAGATCATATCATCTTTGTGATGAGCTTTTTGATCATCTCGTCGCTGCTGGAGCTACCGCTAAATATCTACGAAACCTTCGTCAAAGACAAAAGGCTCGGCTTTTCAAACGTAACGCCTAAAATTTTCGCGCTCGATCTAGCTAAAACGCTTGTGCTAACGTTGGTGTTTGGCACGCTGTTTGTATGGCTGGTGCTGCTTTGCATTGGATTTTTGGGCGATTTTTGGTGGTTTTGGGCGTTTTTGCTGAGCTTTGGAGTCGCGCTCGTGATAAATCTCATCTACCCGACGCTAATCGCGCCTATCTTTAACAAGATGCAGCCACTGGAAGAGGGTGAGCTAAAAAGTCGTATAGAAGGGCTTTTGATGCAGTGCGGCTTTAAAAGTAGCGGCGTTTTTACGATAGACGCTAGCAAGCGCGACAACCGTCTAAACGCCTATTTTGGCGGCCTTGGCGCGACTAAGCGCGTGGTGCTTTTTGACACGCTTGTTAAAAAACTAAGTCTTGCCGAGATAATCGCCGTTTTGGGGCATGAACTGGGGCACTTTAAGCACAAAGATATCCTAAAAATGATCGCTCTAAGCGCGGTTATGCTTTTTGTGATGTTTTTTATATTTGGCAACATCCCTGACTCGGCGTACGACGCCCTAGGGCTCAGCCCGGCAGGCGGCGGAGTGATCGTGTTTTTACTGCTTTTTTCGCCAATTTTCGGATTTTTATTTTCGCCTATTAGCTCGTATTTTAGCCGCGCAAACGAATTTGGCGCCGATAAATTCGCTGGCGAGGTTTCAAACAAGGCCGACATGATAAGCGCGCTAAAAAAGCTAGGCTCCGAAAACAAGGCCTTCCCGAAGGCTCATTCGCTCTACGCCTTTTTCTATCACTCG